Proteins from one Pseudoliparis swirei isolate HS2019 ecotype Mariana Trench chromosome 22, NWPU_hadal_v1, whole genome shotgun sequence genomic window:
- the mrpl17 gene encoding 39S ribosomal protein L17, mitochondrial, whose protein sequence is MRLTLQMLISHGRMARKMGLGPQSRLNMLRNILTGLVRHERIETTAARADEVIFYAEKLVDYAKKGDTDEKAMKMATFWLTEKDLVPKLFKVLAPRFENLSKGYTRMARLPNRLNLDRAKMAVVEYKGNPFPPLYPVKKENALTLLNQLLKGYREERGRELSTKA, encoded by the exons ATGCGCCTCACGTTGCAGATGTTGATCTCTCACGGCCGGATGGCCCGGAAGATGGGTCTCGGTCCGCAGTCCCGACTCAACATGCTGCGGAACATTTTGACCGGACTGGTCCGACATGAGAGGATCGAGACCACCGCGGCCCGAGCAGACGAAGTCATCTTCTACGCCGAAAAG cTGGTGGACTACGCCAAAAAGGGAGACACAGATGAGAAGGCGATGAAAATGGCCACGTTTTGGCTGACG GAAAAAGATCTGGTGCCAAAGCTCTTCAAGGTCCTCGCTCCGCGGTTTGAGAATCTGTCAAAAGGCTACACGCGGATGGCACGCCTTCCCAACAGACTGAACCTGGACAGAGCGAAGATGGCCGTCGTGGAGTACAAAGGCAACCCCTTCCCGCCTCTCTATCCTGTGAAAAAAGAGAATGCACTGACACTGCTCAACCAGCTGCTCAAAGGCTACAGAGAGGAGCGGGGACGAGAGTTATCCACGAAAGCCTAA